Genomic window (Planococcus sp. MSAK28401):
GACGCCCAAGTGTCAGCCAAGGAGGAAGAATTATGGATTTAAAGCAATATATAACCATCGTAGAAGATTGGCCGAAGCCAGGAATCAAATTCAAGGATATTACATCTTTGATGGACAGCGGCGAAGCCTATAAATACGCAACGGATCAAATCGTCGCCTATGCAAAGACGGTTGATGCAGAACTTATCGTCGGGCCGGAAGCTCGCGGCTTCATCATCGGCTGCCCAGTTGCTTACGCCCTTGGAATCGGCTTTGCGCCAGTCCGTAAAGAAGGCAAATTGCCGCGTGAAGTGATTCGCGCACAATACGGCCTGGAATACGGAACAGACGTCTTGACGATGCATAAAGATGCCATTAAACCGGGACAGCGCGTCTTGATTACGGACGATCTTTTGGCTACCGGCGGAACGATCAACGCGACGATCAACCTGGTTGAACAGCTTGGCGGCGTGGTTGTCGGCTGCGCATTTTTAATCGAGTTGACTTATTTAGATGGCCGCAAGAATCTCGACGGCTATGATGTCACAACTTTGATGCAATATTAAGAAAATCACTTTGCCTTTTCGGGCAAGGTGATTTTTTTTTCTGACTGCGGGGTATGGTAGAGAAAGAAACTTGCGAGAGAGGTGATTTCCATGATCGAATTGGACAGACGGTATGACCCTGTACAAAATAATGAATTGATCGGGCAGCTGCTAAACGATGCGACTCCTTTAGAACAGACTACCCGGGAGACCGAAGCACTGTTCAATGACATCAAGAAAGATCTTCCCCGCGCACGTATTAAGCGTCCAATCCATTTCTTCGAAAAACTATGGTCCGTTTTCGCCGATGAGTATGAAGTCGCGGATGATAACGGCTATGGCACTATCGTGTTCGGACAGGACCTGTTTCCGGAATGGAAAGGCAAACTTGACCGTGAATACAAGAAACTGGATTCAACAATCAACCGTCGCGTCAACATCCGGGATTACGGGGCGGTCGGTGACGGCGTCACAGATTGCACCGAAGCATTCAAAAAAGCGATTGGCAATGGCCGGGTGGAAGTGACGGTTCCGCCCGGCGTCTATATCGTCAAAGGCATCCGCGTCCCATCATGGAGCCGGATCGTCGGGGCGGGCAAGACCGCTTCGGTCATCAAGCTGCATCCGAAAGCGCCAAAGCGTTCTCGTTTATTGACAAACTCCAATTATGTGAATGGCAATCGCAATATCTCGATTGAGAGCTTGAGCCTCGATTGGAATGTAGAACGCCTCGGACATGCGGAACGCACCAATTCTTGGGGCAATTATTCGAGTTGCCTAACTTTTGCAGGCGTTACCTACGGTTGGGTGCGGGATGTAGAAGCGATCAATCCCGGGCTTCACTGCGTCGATATCACCTCGCCGCTTTATAATTACGCAGGCGACGGGATGCGCGGAAGGGG
Coding sequences:
- a CDS encoding adenine phosphoribosyltransferase; translation: MDLKQYITIVEDWPKPGIKFKDITSLMDSGEAYKYATDQIVAYAKTVDAELIVGPEARGFIIGCPVAYALGIGFAPVRKEGKLPREVIRAQYGLEYGTDVLTMHKDAIKPGQRVLITDDLLATGGTINATINLVEQLGGVVVGCAFLIELTYLDGRKNLDGYDVTTLMQY
- a CDS encoding glycosyl hydrolase family 28-related protein, with translation MIELDRRYDPVQNNELIGQLLNDATPLEQTTRETEALFNDIKKDLPRARIKRPIHFFEKLWSVFADEYEVADDNGYGTIVFGQDLFPEWKGKLDREYKKLDSTINRRVNIRDYGAVGDGVTDCTEAFKKAIGNGRVEVTVPPGVYIVKGIRVPSWSRIVGAGKTASVIKLHPKAPKRSRLLTNSNYVNGNRNISIESLSLDWNVERLGHAERTNSWGNYSSCLTFAGVTYGWVRDVEAINPGLHCVDITSPLYNYAGDGMRGRGGSKYIWVDQVNGFGFGDDGLTTHHSDYVFVSNCHFSDPSGRAHKKGYSNSNGIEIDDGSRHVWLFNNSTSRCFGGIEVKAHANSSAASGVFISGHLSVNDNRSFNFRHIGHHLREDPESLSAYNIKAQRLVSLAPVETRLYKDSSPRSLVISGYRNVSINRFLFEGDPLYDYKGRPASAVQYRAEHISLSNGVVRGFRTAGSDISIMGGKQSARNVRVKNIMSIDSSNKTVAVGDDSKWIMVDGIRKQKAERL